From Gossypium raimondii isolate GPD5lz chromosome 11, ASM2569854v1, whole genome shotgun sequence:
CTTGTACCCTTTAAATCATGAGTTTTATACCAATTGTTTGCTTCCAGAGATGTCcatataaatcaattaattgacATCATCGCATTTTCTTTCAAATGCTGTTTTGTTCTGGTCCGAGGAATCTATCAAAATTCTGATTCAAAAAGCTTACCATCTTGTGTTCTAGTCTGAGGTTTATGAACTATTGCATGCTGTTCGTCTTGTGTTTTTGACAGGGGCTTAAGAGGTCATTGTGGAAGGGAGGAAGCTTGCCCATAGGTTGGATTACCTTCTACAACCAGACTGTggctttagaaaagagatgGCATACCCTTGGGCTAGGTTATAACTCAGATGTTCCACCTGGTGATATCGAGAATGCAGCAGTTATACACTACGATGGAGTCATGAAACCCTGGTTGGAAACAGGAATCGCTAAATACAAGGGCTATTGGAGCAAACATTTGCTGCATGACCACCCTTACTTACAACAGTGCAATATCCACGAGTGATTGAAGTTGACATTATATAAGTGGAATTCTTTGATTCATACCATTACCAGTTGCATCTCTCGGAAACTGCCCCTATTCAACTGATTCAACACTTTCGTGTAATTTTCCAAATCGAGATTTCCCTTTAGGTCCCGGCTATAATCTCTCTTTTAGGGGATAAAGTCTATTTATGGGAAATATAACCAAAAGGACACAAGTTTCTGCAGAGATGGTTGCTGCATTGCAAGTATTCATTTGTACATTACTGATATCACATTTCCACTAGGTTGAATTTCTTAGATTCTTGGAATGTTAGAGGAGCATATATGAACTTTTATTATGGGATGCCATTGTTGCTAGAATTTTCAATTTCAGCTACGGGATGCCGGTAGGTTCCGAGGATGTATCTTTTATAcgaattcattattttattaacagaTCAAAAGATTATGTATCTTCCTTTACTTTTTTAATGTTGTTTCTCTCATGCCCATAattgttttttccttttcttttctgatAATGATACTCTTTAGAAAACCAAGTGAATAATTTTTTGTCagcaaaacgaaaataaaaggtCAAAAATATCTTTGTAAATAAAACGAAGGGTAACATTGACTCTGTATGCGGGCGTATGGTTGACACGTGGATGAAAATGGTTGGGTTTATGTGGATAAAAGTGATAGCCATTGGAAATCAAACTGCCCCTGAGTATTAAGACCTTATTTGTTCTCTCTTTCTCCCAACTGAAAGGAAAATGGCAACCATATCTACTACCACCTTCACCTCATCAATCACCCCTGCACTCAAGCCATCAGCAAGGGTTGCATCCCCAGTTGCCATTggtaagtatatataaaattaaaagattatttgCATTTTCAGTTTTTCATCTCAGCTGCAAATTTTTGTTTCCAGGGTTTCCTGCAATTGCAAAGAAGGGGAAAGTGATGTGCTCCATGGAGAAGAAGGGTTCAGGGGAGGAGAATGGGTCAACCATGGGCATGAGAGCATCATTATtggcagcagcagcagcagcctGTGCAGCAACGGTGTCAAGCCCCTCAGCCATGGGTCTGGTGGACGAGAGAATGTCCACAGAAGGGACCGGACTTCCCTTTGGTTTGAGCAACAACCTTCTTGGGTGGATACTGTTTGGTGTATTCGGCTTGATTTGGGCACTTTATTTTGTTTACACTTCCTCCCTTGACGAGGATGATGATTCTGGATTGTCGCTCTAAGCcaaccttttattattattattattatcattttggtGTATGTTGTTCATTGCAATTTGAAAATATCATGTTGAAAGGGAATAggtagaaaaatcaaaagagtTTGGCTTTCCTAATTTCTGTCTTGCATTGCCCACTAAGTATTATAtacattcttttttttcatctGGTCGATATAGGAGAGAATAAGAGGCTCAATCAATGGCATGTTTCATCCATTGGTGCTTTTGCTTTTTAGCTACCAATAGGCTGAGGCAATAGAAAGAAGATTTGgattctcttcctataaattaatagaatggaATGGAATCTCTGTCTCTTCGAATGGTGCCTCAATTCTAGTTCCACTGTTGCACCgcattttggtttttctttttccttccccACCGAAtattaatctttaatttatgtcttaaaaTCAACCCCATGCATGTACAAATTGGTTCATTTTGATTCCAAGTATCGGAGGTTGCTGAAAATCAACATTGTTGTTGATATGACCCAGAGCAGCTATTAATTCATCAAATCCAACAAGTGAAGCTTTTTATATAGGTTGGAGATGTTTACAGTTTCCTAAAATCGCACCACAAAGTATCATCTCATTTTACTATCTGGTCTAAAATTTTGGaagtcaaatttttatatttttttacatattttgaaatatagtctctaattatatttttatttttagaaatttaatccctttactCTTTGgatttaaagaatttaaatgaaaatgttaCTCAATGGGTAGTTatgtaacaaaaaaattgacattTGTATTTGACTTGGATTTAACATAGAACTTTaatcaatatttcaatcaaaatatatttcaccAACTAATGCCATTAAACAAGTTGAAATACTAAATTATGTCAACAtttaaagtatagagattaaatttcaaatttgagcatagtataaggactaaaattaaaattgatcattgttgtataatttcaaaaagtaaaaagattatGTATCTGGCCATCTATACATCAACATTTTGATCATAATAAAGCATTTAGACTAAAATGTCATTAGTaacaaattatgtaaaaaatttcaaatttcaacataatataagaattaaaactaaaatttgaccattattaTATGGTCTAAAAAAGATATGTATTTAAACACATGTATGTGAACATGAGATATGTAAAGGTTgagtattaaattatataaaaaaataaatttaaaatttgaggagtaaaattgaaattagaccattttgataaaatgtaaaatgagCTGTGGAGCTAGAAATATGAGAAAGGTTGCAATAACGGCAGCAGAGGGGGTGGCAATGCTGCCAACTGCTGGAAATATGAGAAAGCTTTGGTGTTTGTTTTTGTGCTGCATATTTACAACTTTTGGCctcaagatttttaaaaaacaattttaatattaattatttgttatagAAAAAAAGAGCCcacaaattaagaaaataatattattattagtaataGTGAGGGAatatatagaaagaaaaaatcaaaagccGCAGGCCACACGTGCAATTGCAAAGAGACCATCTCCACCAGTAGATATTTGATAGGCACTGACCTCACCCCCCCACCCACCATCATATCCGCCATTCCAATATTTGCTCTCAAACCCCAACACTCCTTTCACCAAACGAAACATAAAACATATGGCCACCACGTCTTTTACTGCTCCTAAACTCTCTTCCCCAACTTTCCAAACCCTTTGCAGAAATCTTCCCCTTTCCCTCCCTATCCCCAAGaccctttcttctttttctttccatctttCTCCCTTCCTCTCTCGCTTCcacctccaccaccaccaccccACCCCTCGGTTCCACCCCCGCCGCCTCTTTGCCGTTCGTGCCGAATCCGAGAATGGCGCTGAGCCGCTTCGCCACTACGATTTCGACCTCTTTACTATAGGCGCCGGTAGTGGTGGTGTTCGTGCTTCCCGTTTCGCTGCCAATTTTGGTGCTTCTGTTGCTGTTTGTGAGCTTCCGTTTTCGACTATTTCTTCTGAGACCACCGGCGGCGTTGGCGGGACGTAAGTCTccagatataaatatatatatttttattgaaatatgtATATCTGTAATTTATCAATCTGTGTGTaaagatgttttttttttcaagttagaatTTTTGTAGTTTATTGCACACTGAATTGTATAAACCGGGATTGCGTGTGTTTCTTCAATTTTGCCTTTTGGGTTCTGAggctttttcctttccttttttttactcGAAGTTCTAAGTTATGGTTAACTTGCTTGACCAAAGCTTTTGCGAACCCAAAGGCTAAAGTGAATTCAACAAAGCCTACATAAATTGATTTTCACCAGTATAGCAAGTACTGTTTTTTGTCTGTGTTTACTTCAAGTTGTAACAAAAACAATGCGAGTATGATTGCAGATGCGTTCTTAGAGGATGTGTACCAAAGAAACTAATGGTTTACGCATCAAAATATTCTCATGAATTTGATGAGAGTAATGGTTTTGGATGGAAATATGACACGGAACCAAAGCATGATTGGAGCACCCTGATGGCTAATAAAAATGCCGAGTTACAGCGTCTTACGGGTATTTACAAGAACATTCTCAACAAAGCGGGTGTCACATTAATCGAAGGCCGTGGAAAGGTAGATGATCAATCCTCTCTCCACATAGTCTCCTTATGATATGTTTAAATGCGTTTGTGTTTTTAATGGTTGTTGATTGTGAATCCATTTTGATGAAATATCATGCAGATTGTGGATCCACACACTGTTGATGTAGATGG
This genomic window contains:
- the LOC105803163 gene encoding photosystem II reaction center W protein, chloroplastic; the encoded protein is MATISTTTFTSSITPALKPSARVASPVAIGFPAIAKKGKVMCSMEKKGSGEENGSTMGMRASLLAAAAAACAATVSSPSAMGLVDERMSTEGTGLPFGLSNNLLGWILFGVFGLIWALYFVYTSSLDEDDDSGLSL